The sequence aaaaatgcatttttaaaaaactgtacttaacataaaccttaaaaaagttaattgaaatatgTTAAGTTAGGTGTCTCTAAGTACCCAATATACATAGTTGTATCtaggaaaaaagtaaaaaaccaaataaacactttttttaataaaaaaaataacccaaacaTGTACACTTCTAAGTTTTAGGAGATAGGCTAAGACACACTTTAAGACTTTAGTTGTTCAACATTACTACACACCcattttcacaaatttcaactttttatttGTGGAATTGTGAGTGATTTGACTCAAAGTGATGGGTCATTAATAAAGAGTAGGTAAAAAATGTCCGCAACTCAAAATCGCACATATTAACATATTGTGAAATTGGGTGTTGATTAAGTGTAGGAGAATTTTGGTTGAGATTACATCTCTCTCCCCACTTTTTATAAGAAGGAAAAGAGTAAACTTGAGTTATAGGGAGTCACTGACCGCATAGACGATAGTGAAGAGCTCTCCACCAGAGTGAAAAATCCAAGCCTGTGGGTCTCTCTCAGCAATCAGAGCAATAATCACAAACTGTATGAGACCGAAGAAACAAGTATAGGAGGTAACCGACAAGCGAGCGGGGTACTTCTTAAGGACTGGGGCTTGCAACACGAGCCACCCGGACCATGTCAAGCAATGGCCAATAAGGTAGATGCAACCCAGGGTCCAGCTCTTTCCAGCTTCATCTCCTAGTGTTGAAACATAAGGTGCAGGTGTTATGCTATGTAGTACTACTGGTGGCTTTGGGCTGTAAATGGTTGGACCTTTGTATAGAGTAATCACTGTGGCTCCGGCTACACAGAATATTGTTCCAGCCACTTTTGCGATACCATCTTTTCGGTCTAGCCTCACTTTCTCAATCCTGCATTTACGCAAACAAAGATGTGTTATATGATTAAAATATTTcacgtgtttttttttatcattataaaGAATCAAGCATGCATGTGCGCGTGCATGTGTGAATGTCTCTaactttttagagagagagagagagtgtgtgaactTACCTGAGTAAAGCTGCCATGAGAAAGGTAATGGCTGGGACTGAGTTTTGAATTGCTGATGCAAAAGTTGGAGATGTGTTGTCTAATCCCAGCAAGTAGAATCCTTGGTTTGCTGTGATTCTGTCATGCAAAAGTGTGTAACAATGagtaattatctttaaaaactgacaaagtcttttttattttattttattaatgtatCATACGTACCCAACAAGTGCGAGGAGGAAGAATTGAACGAGAAAGTTTAGAGAAATTGGAGGCCTCTCCTTCCTGGTCAAAGAATTAGGAGaatttgttataatttataCACATAGATCAtgaagtaatttaaaaaaaaaaaaaaaaaaaaagagaataaggcAAATGGGTTTGTGACGAGTGATTTACTTCTCTAGAAAATAAGCAAAGGGAAGGAGCAAAAGCAAAGCGATGACGTTCCTATAGACTGGGAACACCAATTTGCTAATGCCCATGTTTAGGGCGGCCCTTGAAACCACATGGAACCCAGCATAGCCAAACTGCAAGGCCAGCATAGCCCCATGCAGCTGGAGTCTTTCGGGTATAGAGCACCACATTCTCTTTGGGGAAGCAGAACTAGAATCGGCCATTGAAGCcgccaaaaaaaaacacaaacaaacacagaGATGAAATCAAAAGAGTTACAGAATATAGACTTGGGAAGTGAAGAAAGAAGTTGTGTGTTGAAGTGATGAAGAGGTAGGGAAAGATTAGGAGCTATAAATATAGTGGAAAAGTGAGAGCGGAAAAGGGTATGCAAGTTAGTGAGTATGTGTGTATGGAAGAGTGTGGCCCACAGAGTGGCCCTAAAAAGACGTTATGTCAACTGTTGATAGCCCTTCAAATGTTTTTGGGTTGTCTCCCACATTCTTCTCTATTCCACCCTCCTTGGCTGACAAGACAACCCCCAATCGCACTAGgttaaaaattgtgaaaaaagtgaatgagtaagtgagagagaaagagagtgagagagggacTACTATTATCTAGCAGGATCTATTTTGGCACCATGCCATTCATGATGATAATTGATGAGGAGAGGCTAAAGCCGCCATTGATAGATTGAGCGCACGAGCGGTGGTGGTGGGTACAACCCATGCGTTCTCATACCCTATCAAAGCCTTCAAGTCCTTCAACCCCACTGCATGATCCCCCACCTTACACTCACTATATGGGGCtttgtatttttccttcttgtatttttttctttgttatagTCTTAAAGAGATTATAATATTAGTATTTGGTAATCAGTATAGCTTTACCCTTTTATCTTATGTACAATAATTATAACACTAGGCACTAGCCTTTCGGGTTCCACACATTTCCACCATTCTCAACCATCCAATAATGATTAACCATTGGTGGCGGGATACCCGCTTTTATTATGGGATTGGATTGCATTTTGTTATTAGGTTGTAAATATTGGCTAATTTCATGGCATcaaagtttaataaaaaaattgttaagagTTGCGATTGAAAACACTAAGAATTGGATTTTCACTCGAACAAATTTGTTAGCTTGACTCTCACTCGAGAAAAATCGTTAGGAGTTGCGATCTGTATATATTTTGCTAGAAGGATTCCTATTAGTCTTTTATCCTATATAGTGCACTTATATAAATAATGTGATGCAAGGATTTTTTTATCTCTAAGAAAGGCTTCCATACCAAAGCTAATacactcatttatttatttatttggaggaGCTGATAAACTCATATCTTGAACCATTCTTCTTGAGCCTAAacaggaaagaaaaaatcaatcttgtactttgattataaaaaaagttgAGTGTTAATTAGTTTTTGATACTTGGAGCCTTAAACCTTCTTTCTTGAAACCCTAGATTTCGATTTTAGTGAGTTCACCACTACAACAAATCTGCGAGGAATTCCTTGGAGTGTTGGAGGTTTTGCTATTTGTCCATGGAGAAGATTCATATAGAAGGTTTTGCTTTAGTAGAGATTATATTATACCACTTTCAAAGGTTTTgtaagtaaattatttttaattgtttattttttagtgaACTTTCTAAGTAGATTGCGTtcctagtttttttatttatttatttaaattctgtatgtatatatatacagtttttttttttttttttaatttggaatttaaatatggttaagatatttgtttgcacCGTCTACATGGAATAATTCACAACTTGATAAAATTTGCTGCACAAGTTGTGTAGGGtctaaatctaaaattttcagtgatttttttttttatattttttatttttaggaacaAATTTTCAGTGATATTGTGGACTATGTTGGCCAATATGAacagttgatttttttttttttttttttttttggggggggtaaAGGCTTCTGATCCAAATTCTTATTTCAAAGAATCAAACACTACTACTTAGTTTTTATTCTTCTTATGATAAGTATAAGTTGAAagattttgttttggtaaaGGATTCTAATCCAAATTCTTATCTAGAAGAATCAAACACTactacttagttttttttttcttcttgtaataAGTATAAGAAGCAGAATTTGAACTTTAGACTCAAAAGAATCGAGTAATCCCACAAAACTACAAGATTTTTTGCAACAATATTACTATATTACTAACTAGACTCTTACAAACCGTTTGAAAgaatttatatgattaattaTACAAACAAAGCTTTTACTGAATAAAACTATTACGGTCATTcaaaagatcaataattataattcatccaaaaaaataaaagtaaactttaaaataaattcaatcatCAGACAGTTAAGATAGCCTTCTTTTAGAATATGGTCCTCCCTATATTTTTtaggaaagggaaaaaaaatgtacactACTTTGCTACAGGACCGcatgggggaaaaaaagtagTAGCCAACAGGAGGAATCCGTCTTTTGTAggcctttttcttttattatatgaATAAAAAGATATTTGATGTTGGATCTCATCTTAGTAAATTGAATTAAAGGGTCATTATCAATTGTTTTGTGAGATGTTGATTATCCTCTTAAGAAAGCTAATGAAGTGTTTCCACTAAGGTTTCCCACTGCTAAAGTTGATTAAATTGTAACTTTGTTTCAGATATCTATCCCTTCACTTTAAGAGACATGTTGCCCCCCCTCAATTGAGACCACCATCATTCTAATATTCAAAAGAAGAGGCCCTGTCCAAGAAGAATATATTTTAAGCCTTTGAAGTTTGATCTTAATAAAAAGTTCTTCCATATCTGACAGCCTGCTTTGTCATAATATTTACActtagaaagaaaggaaaagaaaaaaagaaaaaaagaagaagatgatgggGGTTTCAGAAGAGGACTGGGTCTGACCCGGCCTGTATGAACAGGCCGGACACCACCCTGACCAAGCCAGTTGTGGTGTTAATTGCATTTGCTGAGCTTCATGCTCTTTAGGGTTGCATAAGTACAAGCCTGACAGCTAGTGTGTAGATTTTATATGCACGAGAGAATCTTCAAACCCAGGCTCTGGTCGAGGAGTCCAGGATTGACTCCTTTGACTCAGTTTAACATTTCTTTCGTAATGGAAATCTTTAAATAATTCTTAACTTtatgaaatagaaaaattattgtaCATAATCGTAGAGGAAAAGCACTACTACTTAtaaataataagattttttattcaGCTTTTTCCTACATAGAAatacatatacattttttttgttgataactactgaaagttttttattaattaaaaaaaagaatgattaaAGAACATGGGATTTCTATATAATTCACTTACTTTTAGTCTTTATCTGGATTTTGGGGccggaaaaaattaaaaaaaagaagatccGGTGACCGATGTTCACAATGGTAGGGCAAAAGACCAAAGGAGAGCATGTATGGTGgactttctttattttgttaacGAGTATTTGAGTAAACAATATAGGGGACTTTCATTTCATATACTAATTCAGCCTTTAATGGAAAAAGAATAAAGTGACCTAGTGGGAATGTGTGAAGGATATCTATCCCTTGAGTGATACAGCtaaaataaaatctctttttttataaggaaaaaagaaacaccATTGTTGATTTGGTAGTACCATGAAAGTTGAATGAATTGCGTATATTATGACACCAACATTACATGTGCATCAAGGTAACGTGTCACACTAATACATACGTTGTGGTTCAAATTTATACTACCCGTTGGGGTTTTTAAAGAAATTCTAGAGACGCACTCAttctcacacctaaatctacaTCATGAATCTATTAACTCTTAATTAAAATTCAGTTTTTTCAAGTACATATAATAGACCTATAAGAAAGTGTTGAAATTTACTTGAGAGTTAACACATGAGCATGATATGAATTTGGGTATGAAAATAGATGTGTCCCTTGCATTTCTTGGGTTCCTATCATATAGGCCACGATGCAGACTTGTTTGAGTTGTTtcaataaaactaaaaccacGAGGTGGTAGCTCTCTCTACATGTGTCGGTTTCTTTGAACTTCAAATTCTAGGACTAAAGGATGCTTTACATTTACAGGTAGCAACTTTGAGTTGAAGTGACTAGTGACATTTTAACGTCTTGTATATTATGTAGGAGAAAGGTCAATTCCTAATAAGATATGGGGTTTTTTCTTTATCTAAACTTCAACATCCACATCTCTCACATAATCGAAGCTCATCTGTTAAAGATGATCGAATATTAAAAAGTATTGGATTAACGAACTTCACCCTCTCAAATAGACAGAAATAAGAATATTAgatgaagaagtgtgaccattTTGTTGAACCACAAACATCCAGATTTTTAGTTGGTAAAGTGGGTCTAGAGGATTTTCTTTAGCTTGTTTTGGGATCAGGTTTGTATGTGCATGTTTCTCGGTCAAAGCAGGGGTTTCTGGATTCATAATGGCTTATAATAATTAGCATTAATAATTTTGTCACGCTTTAATTAATAACGTGGAGTACTACATAGATTAATGTTTACGAGTTAACCCTTCATTATCAATTGCAAGTTGACCCAAGTTACCTGTAATAAATCATGTCAAACATCCATGATTAAGATGTTAGAAAAGCTGGAGTGACAATAGGAATCAAATCAACCCAATTGATCAATGCGTCAAATTCTTTTCCCTCACGCCTTAACACAATGTTGAGCACTTTCGGAACAACCAGAACCGAGTGTTTTCCATAGTTGTTACGTGCGTTGTTATCTATTCAGCATGGCCAATGCAGTTTTTGGATCGCATTTAGTGCTCATGTCAAGTCAGCCTCAGTGTCGGGGATCCTTGTATGAATCTCGCATTTATACagaatttgttgaaatttctAGGTCTAACGTCTATGTCTAGACACTCAATTCTAGGCTTTGGAGTTTGAACCTTTGAACCTCTGGGCCTAGATGGTTTTGCTTTATATTAGGTAAACAAGTATTACAAGCTGAATTAATCCCCTCATTGATTCATCCGAGTGGATCATTGCTTGGATGCAACAATACAAATTAAGAATGTTCCTCGCCCAATAGAGTAAGATTCCTTCATTTAGTGGCGAagtcagaatttttttttttttttttgtggagggCCAAGTTaattgtatattaaaaaaattgttaactaATTTATAAGGCTTTTggaaatttataattgattctaaactaattttttttagtaatttttatatGTGCAATTAGaaaaaaccaaacaattgaGGTGTAAATTTGTATCAATAAAGAAATTATACATGCTATTTGatcaaatataattatataatgtaataaacaagcaaataccaataacttattttgaaaaaaaaaaaaaaaaaaaaaaaaaaaaaacttagtagaATTACTCAAACCGTTGTTATCAAATATAAACAtcaaataaaccataaaaaaaatatcaaatttaaaaataaaataaaaattgtagatcataaaaaaaaaaaatgctagttGCTAACCGCTcgtttatattttaaatataataaacacaatatactaCAAATATCAACTACGTGTCATCTATAACAGTAagagaataaacaataaaacaacaaacaaaaactccTAAATTAACCATAAACACTCAAAACATATATACCAACAAAGACTCAGAGAGATTTCAACAGCGGTACTTTTGTTGAGTCCTACAGTACAACCAGTGAGTTGAGGTGGCAAAACAATGACTTGTGGAGGCAAAGTGTTGAGATGTTGCAGCGTCTATgtgttagaattttttatgagtatttttctttttctttttcttttcaagtaaCTTTagatctatatatatgtgtgtgttagaatttattttattttatttttttgtatttggacAAGTCTTTATTCCTGATTTACATAAAAGAGTGTAAGGACCTTATTTGAGTCCCTAGCCTAAAGGATAAATGAACTTAGGCCCcaaaagcccaatacaatgaatttgtagagagtgggttagaaAACTGAGATTTAATGAATCGGACAACATGTAAAGTGGATTCAGgtgacaagaaaatgaagatcgACTAGTTTAATCTTAGGAAAATCGTAATCGGCAtggtccgaggagatcagttcttatatattcctctcaagtttgattacaagttcagtttttgattgctacaatgtttctttcttgattttcttgatcCCTTTTTCCTCaggggtctcttacattatatatctccATTTGAATGATCTTGACCCTCCACTTGTCGATCGTctaagccactacttgagtgcttgtcccatcggacacctTTATAGGCCTTCTGTGACTTAGGGCGATCAAGGCAGCACTGTTTAAGGGTCTTCTCCACAAAAATATGGCAAGAGAGTTAGTTGGagagcattcaatgtggtgggAGTAGCTTTGTCTTAGATATTTCTTGGCTCCCATTTGTCCTGTACATTTGCAGTGCATATCCTTATTAATAGAACTTCCTGGAGCGTCATCCTGGACGACAGAACACACTTTCTGACCTCTTTTTCGTTTAGCCGAGGAGATACTCCTTCTCAGCTTACCTCTCCCAGCCTTTATAGTCATAGATTCCTCGTGAAGTTTCAAAGTTTTACTTCTTCCTCATtattggaaattttgaaatttaggcTCGACTGATAAACGAGTCaaactcaaacataataatatgttTGTAAATAAGCTTATAAACATAAAACtcaatttaactatatataatattatatttttatacatatatttgtctaaaaaaatatatttatgtaaaTTTGATATTGGATTACATAAGTTTGCAAATAGATTCATTTTATAtctcattttaatatttgtaatttattgataatataaacaattcattcatagtaaaaaaaattgtagatttgtgaagagataaaaaaatttagttatgattttactatatataagaaaaaataagttaatcaagtaaCTCTTGAACAAACTCAATCTTGTTGgataagaaaataaaccaaatttgaaaatgtatttttatttggtaatgaATTCAAATTCGACtcatgatcaaaataaaattaaataaacaagtctacaaaattttaatacctAGCTTGGTTCTGCTAGTTTATAATCttaatttcattattaaaactatatatatatatatatatatatatatattgtagggccACGTTTTTCAGGCCAGGCCCAAGATGCATGGGACCTTAAACCAGTGAGCCCGGtgcaatgaatttgtaaagagtgggccaaagagctaggcCTTGGCGTATGGGCACAGGTTATCACGGTGTTCTCCATGGACCGAGTTTACCAGAGAGAATTTGGTCCTCGGCACGATCCGAGGAGCTTTTCTGGTGACTCTGGTGTGTTGGGGGGTCTCCGCCCCCAACATCTTATTTCCCTCTACTCCCTTTTTATGGTCGTTTCCTTCCTCTTGAATGGGGTCCCTAGGTAGGTACTTGTCTCATCCGTCATTCCCTTTAGTtattgggagtggttgtaaaggtaGAAAGGCATGGCCATGTCAGGCATAAGGCACTGAACGTAATGATGGCAGCCTTTCCCTCAGACATTTCCCTTTTCTCGgttgtccttttctgctttTAGTACTTTTCATGTTCCGTGGAACGATTTGAAGTGTCATTATCAGTGGCAGGATGTCTCCTTTATCCTTGGCTACATCTATGCCGAGGAGGATTCTCCCCATGGCTGAGGAGGGGTTTTCCCATGGGTTGGGCCCGTGGCCCAATGCAAACATTAACATGGGCCCCcgggtcttttaccccccacaatagcccctcaaaatcctgctgtccggctCCTCGGACGGAGAGGCGGGTTTTGGTGACATCGGGCCTCAGTCACAGCCTGCCAAGTCTTGCCCTTCATTAATGCCAAAGCCTTTTCACTTGCCTGAGGCACGTTCCTGGctgtgagacattcttttagtcTATCCAAGCCGCGTTCCTGTCGTTTCGGTGTATGAGGCACGCTTTTATTAGGATCTCTTCATGAGGCGACGTGAATCCAACGGCTGAAGGCTACTTTGGAAATTGAGCGAGATTTATCTCGCTTGTAATTCCTTCTTGGAGATTTGGGCGAATTGATTGCCACCGGGCTTACCCCCTATATTAGACACATGGAGAAATCATTCTCCTTTATTCGCAGATCCTTGAGTTTTTTCCGGTTTCTAACTCCCCAAATGCTCCCAAAGTTCCACTATGAGAGTGACTGAGATTTAGGGAGTGAAATGGTCAAGGTTAGGGTGAGGGTGAAGGAACTAAACCCTCTTCAAAAGTCTCGGGTGTCTCCGAGATTCAGAATGACCCAGTCAGGGCAAGGGAGGCAAAGGTTAAAGATATTTCTCCCTCTCGACTGGACAAGAAAGGAGTctttcttccttcagccaaaatccgaagcaggtgtaGGTCgtatcagatttttggtgcgacacaATTGGGACTTTCATCCAGCGTCGTGTGTCACGCATACGAGGGTTCGGGTTTCCCATCGTCGGTAGCATtcatacttgctcgattgctgctagagcaaTACTTGCTTAATTGCTGCTAAAGCAAGTATGGGGATTTGGCGTTccagcttcttcttctcttccaccaCCGGTACCATCCAGACTTGCTTGGTTGCTACTAGAGCAAGGTCGTGGATCGGGCgcctccacttcttcttctcttccaccgTCGGTGCCATCCGTACTTGCTCTATTGCTGCTAGAGCTAGATTGAGGATTTATCGTTCCTgtgtacccttttttttttatagttagcttctgatataggcttgtctaagtctttttttgtacattgtacttttcatttatctaataaaaaggtgattttatttcattttgtgtACCCTTTCTTTCCTGCAATAATTGTTTTATGAATGGATGTGTTAGTGTCTTTTCTTTCGAATAGTACTTAGAATTGATGCCATTGATGGTAGAGAGTCGTCACTTTGAACCTATCGAAACTGACGGGTACAGCAACGCTGACTTTAAGTAGGTTGATTATATAAGACTAACCGGGAAAAACATCCACATGTTCTGTGCTGCGAACAGAGTGACCGCCCGAGGGCGTGTAACCTAAAGTAAGCTGTCCGAGGGGATCACCGGGTAATAGGGTTCTTTTCCACGTTTTCGATGATATTTATAGCTTTAACCTGCTTTAGGCGTCTGGTCTGAGGATCGAGGTATGATTGAACTTAGCTTGAACGTTTAGAAAGGTATCATCGCGTGTTAGTTTCCACAAAACTTGAGGTCTGAGGATCACGCAAGACCTTCGCCCCGTCTAGGACTTAGgtttttggagtgactagtttccccatagatttgagtccgaggaccatgcaagaccttagttctgtctagcacttaggctcttggagtgactagtttccccataggtttgagtccgaagaccatgcaagaccttgattctgtctagcacttaggtttttggagtgactagtttccccataggtttaagtccgaggatcttgcaagaccttggttctgtctagcacttagacttttggagtgactagtttccccataggtttaagttcgaggaccatacaagaccttggttctgtctagcacttagactgTTGGAGTGGCCTTCAGCTTCTTTCTCTAGAGGGGATTCAGCAAACTGGACTACTAGGCCCGCGAGAATTAGCCCCTTGTCAAGTGCATAGGGCACATATCTGACGTCAGAAGCCCCTGGGACCATGTTTCGCTTAGCAACCCTTCCCGCGTAATTAACGCTTCGAAGTTTGGACCTGAGTGGAAGCTGAGTTACGACAATGACAGTGTGTTTTAGGAAATAATGGGGAGGCTTTCGTGTAGCTTGTACCACCGCCGCAATGGTCTTCCTGAGGGACTCCTACTGATAGGAGCTTGATCCCACTGTGATTATCCATTGCACTTGCTAACACATaagctctccccacagacggtgccaattgtagggCCACGTTTTTCAGGTCAAGCCCAAGATGCATGAgaccttagaccagtgagcccggtacaataaatttgtagagagtgggccaaagagctaggcCTTGGCGTATGGGCGCAGATTATCATGGTGTTCTCCATGGACCAAGTTTACCAGAGAGAATTTGGTCCTCGGCACGatccgaggagctttttctggtgCCTCTGGTGTGTTGGGGGGTCTCCGCCCCCAACATCCTGTTTCCCTctactccctttttatagtcgTTTCCTTCTCCCTGAATGGGGTCCCTAgagtaggtacttgtcccatccgccattccctccagttgttgggagtgatTGTAAAGGCAGAAAGGCATGGTCATGTCAGGCATAAGGCACTGAACGTAATGATGGCAGCCTTTCCTTCAGACATTTCCCTTTTCTCTgttgtccttttctgctttTAGTACTTTTTCTGTTCCGTGGAACGATTTGAAGTGTCATTACTAGTGGCAAGGTGTCTCCTTTATCCTCAGCTACATCTATGCCGAGGAGGATTCTCCCCATAGCCGAGGAGGGGTTTTCCCTTGGGCTAGGCCCTTGGCCTAATGCAGACATTGACATGGGCCCCATTTTAAGTAACATTgtaatatatatgataaataaaatttgaattatatgtGAAATTGAGATAATTATTGTCCTTAGGGACCTACATATgcatacaacattttttttccttttaagggAAAGGAAGGTCGAGCTTTTGTCATATAGGAAACTATCTCTACTTTCTTACAAAACTTGtagaatttgattttctatGAGTGTTTCCCTGACttaaacaaaaatgaatagagagaaaaaagggttAAGAATTGAAATCCTTAAATTGAcagaaaaacctaattaaaaatgaaatccTTAAATTGATAGAAAAACTATTATGTGCCTGGGCTATCAAATCCTTATGGGGAGGAATCAAAATCATGGGCAAACTAATAGCTTGAATTTTACTTGGCTTCTGGAATTTCATCTCAATATATAAACCCTTTGACAGTTCTTTTGATAGATTCAAGTCCTCGAAAGTACTCGTCGATGTATACGTGGTATCAACGTTGAGTTCGGCGGTGACTTTGTCCTACTGCGAAGTTGACGAAGTAGTTGTGTCCTCCAAAGGCTCGTCGTCTTCTTCGTCGCCCCAGCATTTCGTCTCCGTCTTTGGAACAGGGATTTCCTGTAGTAGCGGCggagcagcagcagcagcagccgTGGTGTTTTCATGAGGCGGTGGCGCGCTGTGGTAGCAGTGGCAGTGGCGTTTTCAGTGGTGTCAGccattgtgagagagagagtgatcgataaaaaaaaaaaaaaaaaaaaaaaaaaaaaaaaaaaaacttaaaaggtTGCTTTAAAAAGAGGAGATTATTCATACACGgagagtatatatatttaataaaaagaaaaaaaaaaccagatttaaaaattaaaaaaaaaaatgctgacgtggaaaactATGGAATTAGCAAAAGtttcgattatatatatatatatatatataaatagatggGAGACAGTGGTTGGTGCCAATCATGTACCATAATTAATTACAAGGAAaagttaatataaaataaataaataaaacgtgtttctgttttttcttttaatctttcaTCTTTTAGGGGGAGGCAGGTTGAAGTCGAACTTCTCGCATGGGAAATGGGAGATAGTAGGTGCCAATCATGCAACATAAATAACCCAGTGGGGTTGGCCAAGCGGTTCGGCGCTTGGTCTCAGAGTGCTTGTACTTGGCTCGACTAGGTGTGCTCCCTAGTTCGAGTCCTGTTACCTGCACTTTGAAAAGAATCCCTGGGCCAGTGCTTTACCCCTTCGTGGGCCGACCCGGCACGAACAGTGATTAGTCTCTGGTTGAAAGCTTTGAGGATACActatgggaaaccaaaaaaaaaaaaaatcatgcaacaTAAATAATCATACAAggaaaatatacataaaatagaaatgtgcttcttttttttctttcttcttttttgataataaataaaaacgcGTTTCTGTTGGTGCTTTTAAATTGGACGCTTgcattttgaatcttttgatacGGATTTGAAGGGAATATTGTGCCCTTCATTtaaccacaa is a genomic window of Quercus lobata isolate SW786 chromosome 2, ValleyOak3.0 Primary Assembly, whole genome shotgun sequence containing:
- the LOC115974425 gene encoding protein WALLS ARE THIN 1 — encoded protein: MADSSSASPKRMWCSIPERLQLHGAMLALQFGYAGFHVVSRAALNMGISKLVFPVYRNVIALLLLLPFAYFLEKKERPPISLNFLVQFFLLALVGITANQGFYLLGLDNTSPTFASAIQNSVPAITFLMAALLRIEKVRLDRKDGIAKVAGTIFCVAGATVITLYKGPTIYSPKPPVVLHSITPAPYVSTLGDEAGKSWTLGCIYLIGHCLTWSGWLVLQAPVLKKYPARLSVTSYTCFFGLIQFVIIALIAERDPQAWIFHSGGELFTIVYAGVVASGVAFAVQIWCIDRGGPVFVAVYQPVQTLVVAIMASLALGEEFYLGGVIGAILIILGLYGVLWGKSEEKKFAQQEKPLIQSTPEHGNNRTTSHIKSSLAQPLLPPSSENV